In Plasmodium relictum strain SGS1 genome assembly, chromosome: 6, one DNA window encodes the following:
- the DYN2 gene encoding dynamin-like protein, putative, with the protein MDKLVPIVNKLQNVLSSFISSEALSLPHIAVVGAQSVGKTSLLESLVGLSFMPKGEDIVTRTPIIIQLTNSKSEECYCTLTYSDYENNKVEKHIDDFTILNQMLVDVTEEITGGNKCIKETPIIIEIHKNDVLDLTLIDLPGLTKVPVGNQPYNVEEQIVNLVNKYIKNPNCIILAVSCANIDLANSDSLKMARSVDPKHERTIGVITKCDMVEKPEIWKKMISGSLYPLKKGFVAVVCRSQKDVDDNISIEESIKKEEEYFNQSIDVSNQIECILECGIKNLAKKLNNILIEHIKNTVPFLKPKIDSLKSIEEERLLELGEPMENMNRSEYLAVLVNYITKFSQQYQDIIDGKVFYKDRVDELKGGARIHYIFNDWYIKALNDFSPLEMLTDEEIRIAIRNSSGPRGALFVPESAFETLIKKLINCLKEPSLRCADQVYEELIKIVDNCKIPDMERFTNLKSAINEQVKILLKDCLQPTKEMIKNLMLIELSYINTSHPDFLNEHFMKNVYDKDNDYVEESDSVLSAHKIPNQKRDGQENINNINYSMTHHTFKEEAKIWKNKEDAKFFKNKEGTKITNINNNRENVFVLPVIPDKIIPEYSSSSKEIIEIDLIKSLINNYFNIVRKHIADAVPKAIMHFMVNTSRKTMQKVLISNLHNDELFNLFNECSSIKVKRNNCKKNLESLNQAIKMLAEIRNQEI; encoded by the coding sequence atggatAAGTTAGTTCCTATTGTAAATAAATTGCAGAATGTACTGTCATCTTTTATAAGTAGTGAAGCATTAAGCTTACCACATATAGCAGTAGTAGGTGCTCAGTCAGTAGGAAAAACATCACTGTTAGAATCCTTAGTTGGACTAAGCTTTATGCCTAAAGGAGAGGATATAGTAACGAGAACTCCTATTATAATACAATTAACAAATTCTAAATCAGAAGAATGTTATTGTACTTTAACTTATTCagattatgaaaataataaagtagAAAAGCATATTGATGATTTTACTATTTTAAATCAAATGTTAGTAGATGTAACAGAAGAAATTACAGGAGGaaataaatgtataaaaGAAACTCCTATTATAATagaaatacataaaaatgatGTTTTAGATTTAACATTAATTGATTTACCAGGGTTAACTAAAGTTCCTGTTGGAAATCAGCCATATAATGTAGAAGAACAAATTGTTAATttagtaaataaatatataaaaaatcctAATTGTATTATTTTAGCTGTTTCTTGTGCTAATATTGACTTAGCAAATTCAGATAGTTTGAAAATGGCTAGAAGCGTAGACCCAAAACACGAAAGAACAATAGGAGTTATAACAAAGTGTGATATGGTGGAGAAACCTGAAATTtggaaaaaaatgataagtGGATCTCTATATCCTTTAAAAAAAGGATTTGTAGCTGTTGTTTGTAGAAGTCAGAAAGATGTTGATGATAACATTAGTATTGAAGAATCAATAAAAAAGGAGGAAGAATATTTTAATCAAAGCATTGATGTTTCTAATCAAATTGAATGTATACTAGAATGTGGGATAAAAAATTTagctaaaaaattaaataatattcttATTGAACATATTAAAAACACAGTACCTTTTTTAAAACCTAAAATTGACTCTTTAAAAAGTATAGAAGAAGAAAGGTTATTAGAATTAGGAGAACCAATGGAAAATATGAATCGTTCAGAATATTTAGCAGTTCTTGTTAATTATATAACTAAATTTTCTCAACAATATCAAGATATAATTGATGGAAAAGTATTTTATAAAGATAGAGTAGATGAACTAAAGGGAGGAGCAAGAatacattatatttttaatgattgGTACATAAAAGCGTTAAATGATTTTTCTCCATTAGAAATGTTAACTGATGAAGAAATAAGAATTGCTATAAGAAATTCCAGTGGGCCTAGAGGAGCATTATTTGTTCCAGAAAGTGCTTTTGagactttaataaaaaaattaataaattgtttaaAGGAACCATCACTTCGTTGTGCTGATCAAGTTTACGaagaattaattaaaattgttGATAACTGCAAAATACCAGATATGGAAAGATttacaaatttaaaaagtgCTATAAATGAacaagtaaaaatattattaaaggATTGTTTACAGCCAACTAaagaaatgataaaaaatttaatgttAATTGAGTTATCCTATATTAACACTAGTCACCctgattttttaaatgagcACTTTATGAAAAATGTGTATGATAAAGATAATGATTATGTTGAAGAATCAGACAGCGTGTTAAGTGCACATAAAATCCCAAATCAAAAGAGAGATGGACaggaaaatattaataatatcaaTTATTCTATGACACATCATACATTTAAAGAAGAAGCAAAAATATggaaaaataaagaagatgcaaaatttttcaaaaataaagaagGAACAAAAATtactaatattaataataatagggAAAATGTTTTTGTTTTGCCTGTTATACCTGACAAAATTATACCTGAatattcttcttcttctaaagaaataatagaaattgatttaattaaatcattaattaataattattttaatattgttCGCAAGCATATAGCAGATGCAGTACCCAAAGCTATTATGCATTTTATGGTTAATACTTCAAGAAAAACTATGCAGAAAGTTTTAATTTCTAATTTGCATAATgatgaattatttaatttatttaatgaatgTTCATCTATCAaagtaaaaagaaataattgtaaaaaaaatttggaaTCCTTGAATCAAGCTATCAAAATGTTGGCAGAAATTAGAAATCAAGAAATTTAa
- a CDS encoding DNA repair helicase RAD25, putative, with translation MKKFEDVNNYTTKSSHKKNYYKRKDILNENYYAKNVKRRKLKASKKLESSPNGGFTKKVKNKFKEFYEMHFDKKVINLPFSADSINIQQKGFHDYSKDMKLKKNHMNKPMWICSDGFIYLEMFNSCSKQASDFLITIAEPICRPELIHEFQLTIFSLYAAISVGITLDELLINLDKFSKNVLPKELVYNITKSAESFGKVKLVLRENKYYIEAANKSELDYLLNNNSIKNARIYSNDNNEQKIRGICNLNNNTLEEKFKENNNNNNNNENSNDNNEIINNNDKNKINNNNINNDNNNNNNENSNDNNEIINNNDKNKINNNNNNNNNNNNNNNNNNNNNNNNNNNNEIINNNDKSEINNNINNDNNNNTNNFLNEKCNEKKKEESYVTYEAPVLDTTQLGFKISESEKQLIFQEKKNINENINENLGNSSEVYSFEVNCDKIEEVKQEALQTMQRPLLMEYDFRRDKKNPNLICSLKSHVQIRYYQEKALRKMFSNGRSRSGIIVLPCGVGKTLTGITAASTIKKSALFLTTSAVAVEQWKKQFEDFTNIHPRHLRILTSDYKFDLWPINEAGVLISTYTMLSYSGKRSEQSLKIVNDIRRREWGLLVFDEVQFAPAPSFRRINDIVKSHCKLGLTATLVREDLLIRDLHWIIGPKLYEANWVELQNKGFLAKALCKEIWCSMPGSFYKYYLKSNSFIKRRLYTCNPKKLMMCEYLIKYHEQNNDKIIVFSDNIFALLHIAKTLNKPFIYGKLSPIERIAIINKFKNDSSINTILLSKVGDNAIDIPIANVVIQISFNFASRRQEAQRLGRIIRPKNKANEKKNINEPDSFFYSLVSKDTIEMCYSDKRQQFLINQGYAYNVHSDNIVDFNKLNLVYKNKKIQENLLKCILASTDDGNMDEDDDLFEDQNFNKENSKTNKSNFNGTLSKKEDTLKKVDNGGLLKLSSNIDVTFNDKKKNAPKKFADKHILFRKFLNQNK, from the exons atgaaaaaatttGAAGATGTAAATAATTATACTACAAAGAGTTcacataaaaaaaactattataagagaaaagatattttaaatgaaaactATTATGCAAAAAATGTAAAACGACGAAAATTAAAGGCTTCTAAAAAATT aGAAAGTAGCCCCAATGGAGGTTTTActaaaaaagtgaaaaataaatttaaagaattttatgaaatgcattttgataaaaaagtaataaatttACCATTTAGTGCTGACTCTATAAATATACAGCAAAAAGGGTTTCATGATTATAGTAAAgatatgaaattaaaaaaaaatcatatgaATAAACCAATGTGGATATGCTCAGATggatttatatatttagagATGTTTAATAGTTGCAGTAAGCAAGCATCTGATTTTCTTATTACCATAGCTGAGCCCATATGTAGACCTGAGTTAATTCATGAATTCCAATtaactattttttctttatatgcTGCAATATCTGTAGGTATTACACTTGatgaattattaataaatttagatAAGTTTTCTAAGAATGTTCTTCCTAAAGAATTAGTTTATAATATTACTAAAAGTGCAGAATCTTTTGGCAAAGTTAAATTAGTTTtaagagaaaataaatattatattgaAGCTGCAAATAAATCAGAATTagattatttattaaataataattctataaaaaatgCAAGAATATATtctaatgataataatgaacAGAAAATAAGAGGTATATGCaatttgaataataatacattagaagaaaaatttaaggagaataataataataataataataatgaaaatagtaatgataataatgaaattattaataataatgataaaaataaaattaataataataacattaacaatgataataataataataataatgaaaatagtaatgataataatgaaattattaataataatgataaaaataaaattaataataataataataataataataataataataataataataataataataataataataataataataataataataataatgaaattattaataataatgataaaagtgaaattaataataacattaataacgataataataataatacaaacaattttttaaatgaaaaatgtaatgaaaaaaagaaagaagaaTCTTATGTAACATATGAAGCACCTGTATTAGATACTACTCAACTAg gaTTCAAGATAAGTGAAAGTGAAAAacaattaatttttcaagaaaaaaaaaatataaatgaaaatataaatgagaATTTAGGAAACTCATCAGAAGTATACTCTTTTGAAGTGAATTGTGATAAGATAGAAGAAGTAAAGCAAGAAGCATTACAAACTATGCAAAGACCATTATTAATGGAATATGATTTTAGaagagataaaaaaaatcctAATTTAATTTGTTCTTTAAAAAGCCATGTGCAAATAAGATATTATCAAGAAAAAGCATTGAGAAAAATGTTCAGCAATGGAAGAAGTAGGTCAGGTATAATAGTTTTACCTTGCGGTGTAGGTAAAACCCTAACAGGTATAACGGCAGCTAGTACAATTAAAAAGTCAGCATTATTTTTAACAACATCAGCAGTAGCAGTTGAACAATGGAAAAAGCAATTTGAAGATTTTACGAATATTCATCCAAGACATTTAAGAATATTAACATCAGATTATAAGTTTGATTTATGGCCTATTAACGAAGCAGGTGTGTTAATTTCTACATATACTATGTTGTCATATTCAGGTAAGAGAAGTGAGCAAAGTTTAAAAATTGTTAATGATATAAGGAGAAGAGAATGGGGATTATTAGTATTTGATGAAGTTCAATTTGCACCTGCACCATCTTTTAGAAGAATAAATGATATTGTGAAATCTCATTGTAAACTTGGTTTAACAGCAACTTTAGTAAGAGAAGATTTGCTAATTCGAGATTTACATTGGATTATTGGGCCCAAATTATATGAAGCTAATTGGGTAGAATTACAAAATAAAGGATTTCTAGCTAAAGCTTTGTGTAAAGAAATATGGTGCAGTATGCCTGgttctttttataaatattatttaaagtcaaatagttttattaaaagaagattaTATACATGTAAtcctaaaaaattaatgatgtgtgaatatttaattaaatatcaTGAACAGAATAATGACAAAATTATAGTTTTTAGTGATAATATTTTTGCTTTGTTACATATTGCTAAAACATTGAACAAACCATTTATATATGGAAAGTTGTCACCAATTGAAAGAATTGCTatcataaataaatttaaaaatgattcTTCTATCAATACTATTTTATTAAGTAAAGTTGGAGATAATGCAATTGATATACCTATTGCAAATGTTGTTATtcaaatttcttttaatttcgCATCAAGAAGACAAGAAGCTCAAAGATTAGGAAGAATTATTAGACCTAAAAATAAGGccaatgaaaaaaagaatataaatgaacctgactcttttttttatagtttgGTAAGTAAAGATACAATTGAAATGTGCTACTCTGATAAAAGACAACAATTTCTTATTAATCAAGGGTACGCGTATAATGTTCATAGTGATAATATTGttgattttaataaattaaacttagtttataaaaataaaaaaattcaagaaaatttattaaaatgcaTTCTAGCTAGTACAGATGATGGAAACATGGATGAAGATGATGACTTATTTGAAGATCAAAATTTTAACAAAGAAAATTCCAAAACTAATAAAAGTAACTTTAATGGCACTTTaagtaaaaaagaagatactttaaaaaaagtagatAATGGGggattattaaaattatcatcCAATATAGATGTAACctttaatgataaaaaaaaaaatgcaccAAAAAAGTTTGCTGATAAACATATtctttttagaaaatttttaaatcaaaataaataa
- the ERH gene encoding enhancer of rudimentary homolog, putative, producing MNPSYSDVVLLVQFSRKIESRTFVEYNSLKLALNGICQLYEQAIKENDPSVQRITYNMNDLFLYIDNIQKMTLLLFHQPTWTYKPHDKKWIKQKLVEHIKDQIGK from the exons atgaatcCATCTTATAGCGATGTTGTACTATTAGTTCAATTTTCTCGTAAAATAGAAAGTAGAACTTTTGTTGAATATAACTCTTTAAAATTAGCCTTAAATG gaATTTGCCAATTATATGAGCAAGctattaaagaaaatgatcCTTCAGTTCAAAGAATAACTTATAATATGaatgatttatttttgtatattgATAACATACAAAAAATGACTTTAttatt atTTCATCAACCTACATGGACATATAAACCTCATGATAAAAAATGGATAAAGCAAAAATTGGTTGAACATATTAAAGATCAAATTggtaaataa
- a CDS encoding dynein intermediate chain, putative, whose translation MKGKNNALIERKEKDQKKKKEKKENEKLENRKKENIKKKIDMKKKNEIDIKNKNEVDIKNKSDTDIKNKNEKEYDEKRKIESDIRSRSDNNEKKNNILKNSTLTDMYLSNGNSEKLGVTQMNHKNFNSLISVVNIELEKNIKNILGVNFCDELRNAIFKNSYSDYNFDDILIFRNPQKYYKKNYALVVDIKTFSYFIKKNKNSTVNLDENKNKNNGIDNSNEKEELNCIFIKPKEYISLNEEEIKKEIKSTNIIENRKKFKKYIYIDKKKKIYKKPEFMEKNEFTSIKNNTIHNSVLKEKTLDFFSKNSIILQNKNCQTYQTVYKSLGTQYNIEFLKKKKEEILKSNKLQKFLYQFFPIIEKSIIENLIISPKEEQKNKQSNDVFPFKNIKNLNKIFIYTDVKYTTDKVVLFTLYLSLINYLIFVIYVNNHKNDNFIEGVNTDSYILICAVVNEKDYNLVIAGCSNGLLVIWKLPQNFYGKSILDSKINEKTIDIEPYLFSSIEQSHKREVTSLIFLNDKNLILSEKKISFNYQKNYHLLISISVDGTILIWDATNIEIIEVKNNMKKKEKEPVDELYSFKPLFKITITRPNTEYSLGFTYFHFMEINPNVASFFAFSEEGEYIVGNMYGCMQKEKNYSIIGKLNDDYKNFKTLLCVKRNNILKSLILTLTDTNFYLWKENEEHPLYISPKSNEIYSCCEFSQAKISIIFIGKINGQIEIWNLLDQKNHYIYSLTISSYSLTCINIFQNYDSELFKNLEKKKKPIKNDNLDIIYESYDEIIDTNEYLMSKNEDDIYKYAYNKIIIGDSSGCVFVYEIEENLINSSKEEINEFLLWMENRIYLNKQKIKRQLELCEEKEKMLKKEEKKTNERREQLKTKLEEDYKNILEKYKSYLLGQKI comes from the exons atgaagggGAAAAATAACGCACTTAtagaaagaaaagaaaaagatcaaaaaaagaaaaaggaaaaaaaggaaaatgaaaaattagaaaatagaaaaaaagaaaatattaagaaaaaaattgatatgaaaaaaaaaaatgaaatagatattaaaaataaaaatgaagtagatattaaaaataaaagtgatactgatataaaaaataaaaatgaaaaagaatatgatgaaaaaagaaaaatagaaaGTGATATAAGAAGTAGAAGcgataataatgaaaaaaaaaataatattttaaaaaattcaacATTAACCGATATGTACTTATCAAACGGAAATTCAGAAAAATTAGGGGTTACACAAATGaatcataaaaatttcaatTCTCTAATAAG TGTTGTAAATatagaattagaaaaaaatataaaaaatatattaggaGTAAATTTTTGTGATGAATTAAGAAAtgcaatttttaaaaattcctATTCT gaCTATAATTTTGatgatattttaatttttagaaatCCTCAAAagtattacaaaaaaaattatgcatTAGTTGTAgatataaaaacattttcTTACTTCATAAag aaaaataaaaattctacAGTAAATttagatgaaaataaaaataaaaataacggAATAGATAAttctaatgaaaaagaagaattaaattgtatttttattaaaccaaaggaatatatttcattaaatgaagaagaaattaaaaaagaaataaaatcaacaaatataatagaaaataggaaaaaatttaaaaagtatatatatattgataaaaagaaaaaaatatataaaaaacctGAGTTTATGGAAAAAAATGAGTTCACAtccattaaaaataatacaata CATAATTCTGTGTTAAAAGAGAAAACTttagattttttttcaaaaaattctATTATTCTTCAAAACAAAAATTGTCAAACATATCAAACGGTATATAAAAGTTTAGGAACTCAATATAAtatagaatttttaaaaaagaagaaagaagaaatattaaaatcaaataagttacaaaaatttctttatcaattttttccTATTATTGAAAAATCAATAATCGAAAATCTGATAATATCTCCGAAagaagaacaaaaaaataaacaaagcAATGATGTTTTtccatttaaaaatatcaaaaatttaaataaaatatttatatatacagaCGTGAAATATACAACAGATAAAGttgttttatttacactctatttatctttaataaattatttaatatttgtaatttatgttaataatcataaaaatgataattttattgAAGGAGTTAATACAGATAGTTATATTCTTATTTG TGCTGttgtaaatgaaaaagattaTAATTTGGTTATTGCTGGATGCAGTAATGGATTG TTAGTTATATGGAAATTACCTCAGAATTTTTATGGAAAGTCGATTTTAGATTCTAAAataa aCGAAAAAACAATTGATATAGAACCTTACTTGTTTAGTAGCATTGAGCAATCACACAAAAGAGAAGTAACGtctcttatatttttaaatgataaaaactTGATATTATCTGAAAAgaaaatatcttttaattACCAAAAAAATTaccatttattaatttccaTTTCTG tTGATGGAACAATTTTAATATGGGATGCAACAAATATTGAAATCAttgaagtaaaaaataatatgaaaaaaaaagaaaaggagcCTGTTGATGAATTGTATAGTTTTAAACCACTTTTCAAAATAACTATTACTAGACCAAATACAG aatattCTTTGGGATTCacatattttcattttatggAAATAAATCCAAATGTCGCATCATTTTTCGCATTTTCA GAAGAAGGAGAATATATAGTCGGTAATATGTACGGATGTATGCAAAAAGAGAAAAACTACTCTATTATTGGAAAATTAAATGAt gattataaaaattttaagacaTTGTTATGTGTAAAGAGAAATAATATCTTGAAATCTTTAATTCTAACTTTAACTGATaccaatttttatttatggaaagaaaatgaagaacatcctttatatatatctccCAA gagcaatgaaatatattcttGTTGTGAATTTAGTCAAGcaaaaataagtataataTTCATAGGGAAAATAAATGGACAAATTGAAATATGGAATCTACTAGATCaaaaaaatcattatatataCTCATTAACGATTAGTAGTTATAGCTTAACatgcataaatatttttcaaaattatgattctgaattatttaaaaacttagaaaaaaaaaagaaaccaattaaaaatgataatctTGACATTATTTATGAAAGTTATGATGAAATTATAGACACTAATGAATATTTAATGagtaaaaatgaagatg atatttataaatatgccTACAACAAGATAATAATTGGAGATTCTAGTGGATGTGTTTTTGTTTATGAGAttgaagaaaatttaataaattca tcaaaagaagaaattaaCGAATTTTTACTGTGGATGGAAAATAGAATATATttgaataaacaaaaaataaagagaCAACTAGAACTGTGTGAg gaaaaggaaaaaatgttaaagaaagaagaaaaaaaa acAAATGAAAGAAGAGAGCAATTAAAAACTAAGCTTGAAGAagattacaaaaatatattagaaaaatataaaagctATTTATTAggtcaaaaaatataa
- a CDS encoding antigen UB05, putative, producing MGSHIQASRFLDSAVLSLFAMVVSASFLYMFSEFYILSIESKLFNNKLSFILSRLFPFKKTFEYNLTHILLLTICIIILSLKPDYDFYNKINAIESKNKNSQVKEEYLQESEEGEVKRKPREKRK from the exons atgggGTCACACATTCAAGCGTCAAGGTTTTTAGATA GTGCAGTATTGTCTTTATTTGCTATGGTCGTATCTGCCTCTTTTCTTTATATGTTTTctgaattttatatattatcaattgaatcaaaattatttaataataaattaagttttattttatctcgtttatttccttttaaa aAAACCTTCGAATATAACTTAACACATATATTACTTCTTACAATATGTATCATTATTCTTAGTCTAAA aCCTGATTatgatttttataataagatTAATGCAATAGAGtcgaaaaataaaaattcccAAGTTAAAGAAGAATATTTACAAGAAAGTGAAGAAGGTGAAGTTAAAAGAAAACCACgagaaaaaagaaagtaa